One Solanum stenotomum isolate F172 unplaced genomic scaffold, ASM1918654v1 scaffold30406, whole genome shotgun sequence DNA segment encodes these proteins:
- the LOC125851877 gene encoding uncharacterized protein LOC125851877 — MDNTRISLRPFNISDANNLFTWANDENVTYYLRWNTITSIEAARNYIQQVVIPHPWRRSICLDDRSIGYVSVRPESGSDQNHRAHIGYAIGSDYWGQGIVTKALKMAIPIVFNDFPNLVRVEALVEPQNIGSQKVLEKVGFKKEGFLRKYGFNKGEIRDMFIYSFLSTDQIL; from the coding sequence ATGGACAACACAAGAATTTCTCTAAGGCCATTCAACATTTCTGATGCTAACAACCTCTTTACATGGGCTAACGATGAAAACGTTACATATTATCTAAGATGGAACACAATCACATCAATTGAAGCAGCAAGAAATTACATCCAACAAGTTGTTATTCCACATCCATGGCGTCGATCTATTTGTTTGGATGATCGATCAATCGGATACGTATCAGTAAGGCCAGAATCAGGGAGTGATCAAAATCATAGAGCTCACATTGGATATGCAATTGGTTCTGATTATTGGGGACAAGGAATTGTTACTAAGGCATTAAAAATGGCTATACCAATTGTGTTCAATGATTTTCCTAATTTGGTGAGGGTAGAAGCATTGGTGGAACCTCAAAATATAGGGTCACAAAAGGTGTTAGAAAAAGTTGGTTTCAAAAAAGAAGGATTTTTAAGGAAGTATGGTTTTAATAAAGGTGAAATTAGAGATATGTTCATCTATAGCTTCTTATCAACTGATCAAATTTTGTGA
- the LOC125851885 gene encoding uncharacterized protein LOC125851885: protein MESDTSSNLENLKLSNIEDHDIITLRLLDLTDVDDFMEWFGDDNVSKFCSWDTFKSKEDAISYVVDVAIPHPWFKAICLNGKPIGTISVSPFHGTNKCRGELGYVIASKYWGKGIATKAVKMAVSAIFVDWPHLERLEAVVDVDNPGSQRVLEKVGFKKEGVLRKYYLLKGKTKDIVMFSILSTDQYEISLRMSSASKGYGPTIETC, encoded by the coding sequence ATGGAATCTGATACATCTTCTAATCTTGAGAATTTGAAATTAAGTAACATAGAAGATCATGACATAATAACTCTGAGGTTACTAGACCTAACAGATGTTGATGATTTTATGGAATGGTTTGGTGATGACAACGTTAGTAAATTCTGTTCATGGGACACTTTCAAATCCAAAGAAGATGCAATATCATACGTAGTTGATGTTGCAATTCCACATCCATGGTTCAAAGCAATTTGCTTAAATGGCAAACCAATTGGTACAATTTCAGTTTCACCTTTTCATGGTACTAATAAATGTAGAGGTGAACTTGGTTATGTGATAGCATCAAAGTATTGGGGCAAAGGGATTGCCACAAAAGCAGTGAAGATGGCGGTGTCCGCCATCTTCGTAGATTGGCCCCACTTAGAGAGACTTGAAGCTGTGGTGGATGTTGATAATCCAGGATCACAAAGGGTGTTGGAAAAAGttggttttaaaaaagaagGTGTTTTGAGGaaatattatttacttaaaGGGAAAACAAAAGATATTGTTATGTTTAGTATTTTATCTACTGATCAATATGAGATCAGCCTAAGGATGTCTTCAGCATCCAAGGGTTACGGACCGACCATAGAAACCTGTTAG
- the LOC125851869 gene encoding uncharacterized protein LOC125851869 has translation MESDSSSIDLSCLNEELPVKVEEMLKLSNKEDDIISLRLLDLTDIDDFMEWFTDDNVNKFCSRDTTFISKEDAMQYIADVVIPHPWYRAICLNDKPIGSISVSSFHGSDRCRGEIGYEISSKYWGKGIATKAVKMVASTIFVDWPHLARLEGIVAVDNIGSQRVLEKAGFIKEGVLRKYYLVKGIPIDIVMFSLLFIDQQLTYFT, from the coding sequence ATGGAATCTGATTCATCCTCTATTGATCTTTCTTGTCTTAACGAAGAGTTGCCAGTGAAAGTCGAGGAGATGTTGAAATTGAGTAACAAAGAAGATGACATAATAAGTCTCAGGTTATTAGACCTGACagatattgatgattttatggAATGGTTTACGGATGACAACGTTAATAAGTTTTGTTCTCGTGACACTACTTTCATATCCAAAGAAGACGCGATGCAATACATTGCTGATGTTGTTATACCACATCCATGGTACAGGGCAATATGCTTAAATGACAAGCCAATTGGTTCAATTTCTGTATCATCATTTCATGGAAGTGATAGATGCAGGGGCGAAATTGGATACGAGATATCATCAAAGTATTGGGGCAAAGGGATTGCCACCAAGGCAGTGAAGATGGTGGCGTCCACCATCTTCGTAGATTGGCCCCACTTGGCCAGGCTAGAAGGTATTGTGGCTGTTGATAATATAGGATCACAAAGGGTGTTGGAAAAGGCTGGTTTTATTAAGGAAGGTGTTTTGAGGAAGTACTATCTTGTTAAGGGGATACCAATAGATATTGTTATGTTTAGTCTTTTATTTATTGATCAACAACTTACCTACTTTACTTGA
- the LOC125851886 gene encoding uncharacterized protein LOC125851886 gives MINQSDIVSLRLLEVSDVDDFMEWSSDDNVSKFSQERTFKSKEDAASHIAKFIVPQRWFRAICLNGKPIGYISVSPFWGSDKSKGEIKYVLSSKYWGRGIATKAVKMMAATIFVDWPQLARLEGKVDIENIGSQRVLEKAGFTKEVVFRKYYFFKGKLSDLVIFSLLPTDQLT, from the coding sequence ATGATCAATCAATCAGACATAGTAAGCCTCCGGTTATTGGAGGTTAGTGATGTTGATGATTTTATGGAATGGTCTTCGGATGACAACGTTAGTAAGTTTTCTCAGGAACGTACTTTCAAATCCAAAGAAGACGCGGCGAGTCACATTGCTAAATTTATTGTACCACAACGATGGTTCAGAGCAATTTGCTTAAATGGCAAGCCAATTGGTTATATTTCTGTATCACCTTTTTGGGGAAGTGATAAATCGAAGGGTGAAATTAAATACGTGTTATCATCAAAGTATTGGGGCAGAGGAATCGCCACCAAGGCAGTGAAGATGATGGCGGCCACCATCTTCGTAGACTGGCCACAATTGGCCAGGCTTGAGGGTAAGGTGGATATTGAAAATATAGGATCACAAAGGGTATTGGAGAAGGCTGGTTTTACAAAGGAAGTTGTTTTtaggaaatattatttttttaagggaaaaCTAAGTGATCTTGTTATCTTTAGTCTTTTACCTACCGATCAACTTACTTGA
- the LOC125851887 gene encoding uncharacterized protein LOC125851887 has product MKIEETLKSSNKEDDQSDIISLRLLDLTDVDDFMEWFTDDNVNKFCSRDGFLSKEDAMRYIADVVIPHPWYREICLNDKPIGSISVSSFHGSDRFRGKIGYEISSKYWGKGIATKAVKMVASTIFVDWPHLARLEGVVAVDNVGSQRVLEKAGFIKEGVLRKYYLVKGKPIDIVMFSLLSIDQQITRAEDLLETVYVPS; this is encoded by the coding sequence ATGAAAATTGAGGAGACGTTGAAATCGAGTAACAAAGAAGATGATCAATCAGACATAATAAGTCTCCGTCTATTGGATCTAACCGATGTTGATGATTTTATGGAATGGTTTACCGATGACAACGTTAATAAGTTCTGTTCTCGTGATGGTTTCTTATCCAAAGAAGATGCGATGCGATACATTGCTGATGTTGTTATACCACATCCATGGTACAGGGAAATATGCTTAAATGACAAGCCAATTGGTTCAATTTCTGTATCATCATTTCATGGAAGTGATAGATTTAGGGGAAAAATTGGATACGAGATATCATCAAAGTATTGGGGCAAAGGGATTGCCACCAAAGCAGTGAAGATGGTGGCGTCCACCATCTTCGTAGACTGGCCACACTTGGCTAGGCTTGAAGGTGTTGTGGCTGTTGATAATGTAGGATCACAAAGGGTGTTGGAAAAGGCTGGTTTTATTAAGGAAGGTGTTTTGAGGAAGTACTATCTTGTTAAGGGGAAACCAATAGATATTGTTATGTTTAGTCTTTTATCTATTGATCAACAAATAACTCGAGCCGAGGATTTATTAGAAACCGTCTATGTACCGTCATAA
- the LOC125851888 gene encoding uncharacterized protein LOC125851888 produces MGSEELSMKFEEVLKLSNNEDVIADDYSDSDISLRVLDLTGVDGFMEFYAYDNDSMSCDTFESKEDVVVAYDYSDSDIISLRLLDLTDVDDFMECYTDDNVSMFYSCDPFECKEDAMQYIADFIITHPWTRAICLNGKVIGSICVTPLDQEWYMCRAEIGYELTSKYWGKGIATKVVKMVASTIFVEWPHLARLEGVVDVENLASQRVLEKAGFTKEGIMRKYYLLDGEPRDMVMFSLLSTDPLDNLSLDIPRCGKSSCEERKSHSGRINFRDTKRNFERNFGLFGTSLWIIWNKLIN; encoded by the coding sequence ATGGGATCTGAAGAATTGTCAATGAAATTCGAGGAAGTGTTGAAATTGAGTAACAACGAAGATGTTATTGCAGATGATTATTCAGATTCAGACATAAGTCTTCGTGTATTGGACCTTACCGGTGTTGATGGTTTTATGGAATTTTATGCGTATGACAATGATAGTATGTCTTGTGACACTTTTGAATCCAAAGAAGACGTTGTTGTTGCATATGATTATTCAGATTCAGACATAATAAGTCTTCGTCTATTGGACCTCACCGATGTTGATGATTTTATGGAATGTTACACGGATGACAACGTTAGTATGTTCTATTCATGTGACCCTTTTGAATGCAAAGAAGACGCAATGCAATACATAGCGGATTTTATTATAACACATCCATGGACTAGAGCAATTTGTTTAAATGGCAAGGTAATTGGTTCTATTTGTGTGACCCCTTTGGATCAAGAATGGTATATGTGCAGGGCCGAAATTGGATACGAGTTAACATCAAAGTATTGGGGCAAAGGGATTGCCACCAAGGTTGTGAAGATGGTGGCGTCCACCATCTTCGTAGAATGGCCACATTTGGCCAGGCTTGAGGGTGTGGTGGATGTTGAAAATCTAGCATCACAAAGGGTGTTGGAGAAGGCTGGATTTACAAAAGAAGGTATAATGAGGAAATATTATCTTCTTGATGGGGAACCAAGAGATATGGTTATGTTTAGTCTTTTATCCACTGATCCTTTAGACAATTTGAGTCTAGATATCCCGAGATGTGGAAAGAGCAGCTGTGAGGAGCGGAAAAGCCATTCAGGAAGAATAAATTTTCGCGATACTAAAAGGAACTTTGAACGAAACTTTGGATTATTTGGAACAAGTCTTTGGATTATTTGGAACAAGTTGATAAATTAA
- the LOC125851878 gene encoding non-specific lipid transfer protein GPI-anchored 5-like, whose amino-acid sequence MANQQTRMSFFAIVFAMICSGVVAQPSNDCTNVLISMTPCLNYITGNSSVPTSGCCTQLATVVNNNPTCLCQVLNGGASNLGLNINQTQALALPTACNVQTPPLSQCNADSPNGSPTGAPTDGSGRGTNGIPSPRDGSNDATSTKMAAPLFFFLLFVASTFTAA is encoded by the exons ATGGCAAATCAACAAACCAGGATGAGTTTTTTCGCGATTGTATTCGCGATGATCTGTTCTGGAGTTGTTGCTCAACCGAGCAACGACTGCACGAACGTGTTGATCAGTATGACACCTTGTTTGAACTATATTACTGGCAATTCCTCTGTTCCAACTTCAGGTTGTTGCACTCAACTTGCCACAGTGGTTAACAATAATCCAACTTGTTTGTGTCAAGTCCTAAATGGTGGTGCTTCAAATTTGGGGCTAAATATTAACCAAACTCAGGCTTTGGCACTTCCCACTGCTTGTAATGTTCAAACTCCACCTCTTAGCCAATGCAATG CTGATTCACCAAATGGCTCTCCTACTGGAGCACCAACTGATGGTTCAG GACGTGGAACTAACGGAATACCATCACCACGAGATGGTTCAAATGATGCAACTTCAACTAAAATGGCAGCTCCTCTgttcttcttccttctctttGTTGCTTCAACATTTACCGCGGCCTAA
- the LOC125851876 gene encoding non-specific lipid transfer protein GPI-anchored 5-like isoform X2 translates to MASKGIAIICMALVPIIMTMISVQVAMAQSDCTSTLITMASCLSFVTGSAKTPSASCCSALSGVLQSKPRCLCVIVNGGGSSLGVQINQTQALALPSACNLQTPPVSKCYEGAPSEGAPDSSTGIAISGSKASGSSSTSDGSSLKVPIRAAVGIVLFMASYVSMI, encoded by the exons ATGGCTTCAAAAGGAATTGCTATAATTTGCATGGCTTTAGTTCCAATTATCATGACCATGATTTCAGTACAAGTAGCCATGGCTCAATCTGATTGTACAAGTACACTTATTACTATGGCTTCATGCCTTAGCTTTGTCACCGGAAGTGCGAAAACGCCATCGGCTTCTTGCTGCTCCGCCCTCTCCGGGGTGTTGCAGTCTAAGCCACGGTGCCTTTGTGTCATTGTCAACGGTGGCGGTTCGTCATTAGGAGTCCAAATCAATCAAACTCAAGCACTTGCATTGCCTAGTGCATGCAATTTGCAAACTCCTCCTGTTAGTAAATGTTACG AGGGCGCACCTTCAGAAGGAGCTCCAGATTCTTCGACTGGTATAGCTATCTCAg GCTCAAAGGCGTCAGGAAGCAGCAGCACCTCTGATGGAAGTTCTCTGAAGGTTCCAATTCGAGCTGCTGTTGGAATCGTTCTTTTCATGGCTTCCTACGTTTCcatgatttga
- the LOC125851876 gene encoding non-specific lipid transfer protein GPI-anchored 5-like isoform X1: MASKGIAIICMALVPIIMTMISVQVAMAQSDCTSTLITMASCLSFVTGSAKTPSASCCSALSGVLQSKPRCLCVIVNGGGSSLGVQINQTQALALPSACNLQTPPVSKCYAGNGPVMSPEGAPSEGAPDSSTGIAISGSKASGSSSTSDGSSLKVPIRAAVGIVLFMASYVSMI; this comes from the exons ATGGCTTCAAAAGGAATTGCTATAATTTGCATGGCTTTAGTTCCAATTATCATGACCATGATTTCAGTACAAGTAGCCATGGCTCAATCTGATTGTACAAGTACACTTATTACTATGGCTTCATGCCTTAGCTTTGTCACCGGAAGTGCGAAAACGCCATCGGCTTCTTGCTGCTCCGCCCTCTCCGGGGTGTTGCAGTCTAAGCCACGGTGCCTTTGTGTCATTGTCAACGGTGGCGGTTCGTCATTAGGAGTCCAAATCAATCAAACTCAAGCACTTGCATTGCCTAGTGCATGCAATTTGCAAACTCCTCCTGTTAGTAAATGTTACG CTGGTAATGGACCGGTAATGTCTCCAGAGGGCGCACCTTCAGAAGGAGCTCCAGATTCTTCGACTGGTATAGCTATCTCAg GCTCAAAGGCGTCAGGAAGCAGCAGCACCTCTGATGGAAGTTCTCTGAAGGTTCCAATTCGAGCTGCTGTTGGAATCGTTCTTTTCATGGCTTCCTACGTTTCcatgatttga
- the LOC125851866 gene encoding non-specific lipid transfer protein GPI-anchored 20-like, whose amino-acid sequence MTYKHLAFPTSVLSWMLLIVLSLQTIDGQTITTPCTGPMITSFTPCMNFLTNSSSNVGGLPTEDCCNVLKTMMTNAMNCFCLIVTGGIPFQMPNPNMVMPLPSACNMPGVPLKCKAPSPPEVVAPGPRSDAGAPSASPTAAPTIPPRSPKDSTVHPPLPSNSSPPADDIPTLTPPSPPTDPSTPATNSDRLTPATPSAAPFLGHGISPLLIMLAAFGAIL is encoded by the exons ATGACTTATAAGCACTTAGCTTTTCCGACTTCGGTTCTTTCAtggatgttgttgattgtgttgtctCTACAGACTATCGATGGCCAAACAATAACTACACCATGTACAGGACCGATGATTACTAGTTTTACGCCATGTATGAATTTCTTGACGAATAGCAGCAGCAACGTTGGGGGTTTACCAACTGAAGATTGCTGCAATGTACTGAAGACTATGATGACCAACGCCATGAATTGTTTTTGCCTTATTGTTACAGGCGGCATTCCCTTTCAAATGCCGAATCCCAATATGGTTATGCCTCTTCCTAGTGCTTGTAACATGCCTGGTGTGCCACTCAAATGCAAAG CTCCCAGTCCACCTGAGGTTGTTGCGCcag GTCCTCGTAGCGATGCTGGGGCTCCAAGTGCTTCACCAACAGCTGCTCCAACTATCCCTCCTCGTAGTCCTAAAG ATTCAACTGTCCATCCGCCGTTGCCGTCTAATTCATCGCCACCAGCCGATGACATTCCAACTCTAACGCCACCATCTCCGCCGACGGATCCATCAACTCCGGCAACAAATTCCGACAGGCTAACTCCGGCGACACCATCGGCTGCACCTTTTCTTGGTCATGGAATTTCACCATTATTAATTATGTTAGCTGCATTTGGAGCGATTCTTTGA
- the LOC125851864 gene encoding non-specific lipid transfer protein GPI-anchored 21-like, whose translation MEGFKFLKNFRRLVPFLAIVLMIFSIQVSGQISTACSSAMLSSFSPCINFMSNNGSGSPTSACCQSLKDLTASGKDCLCLIVTGNVPFKIPNRNVAITLPKACNKDSVPIECKGSSTPLPAQGPAALSPSGSPRFRNPRPPQAPSPDGDDVPEPFNPPLGPGGDTTPGLTPPSPSGGGLGNPYNGFSPPSLTDDGSGNTDTGSGFRPNLTPSSAPDSRRLSVFVVLVACGAIVLNLY comes from the exons atgGAAGGGttcaaatttttgaagaattttcgACGTTTGGTACCATTTTTAGCCATAGTGTTGATGATTTTTAGCATACAAGTATCAGGGCAAATTAGTACAGCATGTAGTAGCGCGATGCTAAGTAGCTTTAGCCCTTGTATAAATTTCATGAGCAATAATGGTTCAGGTTCACCAACTTCAGCTTGTTGTCAATCTCTTAAGGACCTTACAGCCAGTGGCAAAGATTGCCTCTGCCTTATTGTTACTGGAAATGTTCCTTTTAAAATACCAAACAGAAACGTCGCGATTACCCTCCCCAAAGCTTGTAACAAAGATAGTGTTCCCATTGAATGCAAAG GTTCTTCTACTCCTCTTCCAGCTCAAG GTCCAGCTGCCTTATCACCATCAGGATCTCCACGATTTCGGAATCCTAGACCACCTCAAGCTCCTAGTCCTGACG GTGATGATGTTCCTGAACCATTCAATCCTCCTTTGGGACCAGGAGGTGATACAACACCAGGCTTAACACCACCATCACCATCAGGCGGCGGATTGGGAAATCCTTACAATGGATTTTCACCGCCTTCTTTAACAGATGACGGATCTGGAAATACTGATACAGGTTCAGGATTTAGGCCTAATTTAACGCCTTCTTCTGCCCCGGATTCACGGAGACTTTCAGTATTTGTTGTTCTAGTAGCCTGTGGAGCAATTGTATTGAACTTATACTGA
- the LOC125851867 gene encoding non-specific lipid transfer protein GPI-anchored 25, translated as MAGVLILLSALLLAAGTLPEPPELPPTSPESLSTTISCADELVAFSPCLPYISDPPNNISDSPPFQCCDNFSAAFMDDTAICLCYLVRNPQLLGFPISSMKLLSLTSMCPVEEKEGAENLSLESLCSGSTTLPPFRSVTADHRGSSPRPVRPTPPSSSRPPSTPNPGDHDNPSPQDPPGSGSLPPPPSDADDDPSHDSQPTTKCSSAIDLMCNYRPWVASAMSILLYLSCKHQLS; from the exons ATGGCAGGCGTACTGATCCTTCTCTCAGCTCTCCTACTCGCCGCCGGCACACTCCCGGAACCACCAGAACTTCCGCCAACTTCGCCGGAGTCATTATCAACCACAATTAGCTGTGCCGACGAACTGGTGGCGTTCTCGCCATGCCTTCCGTACATTTCCGATCCACCTAACAATATCTCTGATTCGCCTCCGTTTCAGTGTTGCGATAACTTCTCGGCGGCATTTATGGATGATACTGCGATTTGCCTTTGCTACCTCGTTCGCAACCCTCAGCTCCTCGGATTTCCTATCAGTTCTATGAAGCTGTTGTCCCTAACTTCTATGTGTCCCGTGGAGGAGAAAGAAGGGGCGGAGAATCTGTCTCTCGAGTCTCTCTGTTCAG GTTCAACTACGCTGCCTCCTTTTAGATCAGTAACAG CAGATCACAGGGGTTCAAGTCCAAGACCAGTGCGTCCTACACCCCCTAGCTCTTCTAGACCACCAAGCACTCCAAATCCAG GTGATCATGATAACCCTTCACCTCAAGATCCACCAGGATCAGGCAGTTTACCACCTCCACCCTCCGATGCTGATGATGATCCTAGCCATGATTCTCAACCCACAACAAAATGTTCATCAGCCATAGACCTAATGTGCAATTACCGTCCATGGGTTGCATCTGCAATGTCGATTCTCCTGTATCTCTCTTGCAAGCACCAACTTAGTTAA
- the LOC125851871 gene encoding proteasome subunit beta type-2-B, whose product MECVFGMVGNGFSLVVADSSAVHSILVHKSNEDKIMILDSHKLMGASGEAGDRAQFTEYVQKNVALYQFRNGIPLTTAATANFTRGELATALRKNPYMVNIILAGYDKETGPSLYYIDYIATLHKVDKAAFGYGSYFSLAMMDRHYRKDMTVEEAVDLADKCIMEIRSRLVVAPPNFVIKIVDKEGAREYAWRESVKDAPVSNI is encoded by the exons ATGGAGTGTGTGTTCGGAATGGTCGGCAACGGTTTCTCACTGGTGGTGGCGGACTCCTCCGCCGTTCACAGTATACTGGTTCACAAATCCAATGAAGACAAAATCATGATTCTCGATTCGCATAAACTTATGGGAGCGAGTGGTGAAGCTGGAGACAG AGCTCAGTTTACGGAGTATGTGCAGAAAAATGTGGCTTTGTATCAGTTTCGTAATGGTATTCCGTTGACCACAGCTGCTACGGCTAATTTTACAAGAGGCGAGCTTGCTACAGCTTTGCGTAAG AATCCATACATGGTGAACATTATCCTGGCTGGATATGACAAGGAGACAGGTCCTTCTCTATATTACATTGATTATATTGCTACTCTCCACAAGGTGGATAAGGCAGCATTTGGTTATGGCTCCTATTTCTCTCTTGCCATGATGGATAGGCACTACCGAAAGGACATGACAGTTGAAGAAGCTGTTGATTTGGCAGATAAGTGCATCATGGAGATCCGATCAAGGCTGGTTGTTGCCCCACCAAACTTTGTGATTAAAATTGTCGACAAGGAGGGAGCCAGGGAATATGCTTGGCGCGAGTCTGTCAAAGATGCCCCCGTTTCCAACATCTGA